One window of Streptomyces sp. FIT100 genomic DNA carries:
- a CDS encoding glycoside hydrolase family 65 protein, whose protein sequence is MEWTWEYEGYDPGAERLRESLCTLGNGYFATRGAVPESRAGLVHYPGTYAAGCYNRLESTVAGRQVANEDMVNLPNWLPLRFRLRRTEGSAGSWFSPDTCAFLGHRHTLDLRRGTLTRTFRYQDGEAGVLSVEQTRAVHMADPHLAVLRTVFTAEDRSGQIEVESAIDGDIVNGNVHRYRSLDRNHLVNVQTGVEESDTVWLHCRTSSSDMGIAMAARTVVTGQPPASSRLHPARQRAVRRLVIPVAPGRPVVVDKTVALHTSRDAAISDPLGAAVDRVSAAADFPALLDSHVTAWAQLWRHADVQVPGQAGRVLRLHLFHVLQTLSPHTAELDVGVPARGLHGEAYRGHVFWDELFVLPYLNLHFPEVSRALLNYRHRRLPQACRSARAVGRAGAMYPWQSGSDGREEAQHLHLNPRSGRWLPDHSRLQHHVGSAIAYNVWQYCEASGDTEFLHTKGAEMLLQIARFWADTAVLDPASGRFRIRGVVGPDEYHDSYPGAVQPGLDDNAYTNVTAAWVLSRALDLLRRLPAWRRQELSERVQLDAGELPKWEEVSRRLRVPYHQGVVSQFDGYGDLAELDWDAYRERYDSIRRLDRILEAEGDTVNRYQASKQADVLMLGYLFSPAELQQLFHRLGYELDDEVWRRTVDYYLRRTSHGSTLSGLVHGWVLARVRRAEAWTYCQEALEADVADIQGGTTGEGIHLGAMAGTLDLVQRGLTGLETREDALWLDPVPLPALSEYGFSLRYRGHWGVGVRLQSGQLRIGVPDSEESPIRVVLADRAVTIAPGETCTLVLPTG, encoded by the coding sequence GTGGAATGGACCTGGGAGTACGAGGGCTACGACCCGGGAGCCGAGCGCCTGCGTGAATCGCTGTGCACGCTCGGCAACGGTTACTTCGCCACCCGCGGGGCTGTTCCCGAGAGCAGAGCCGGTCTGGTGCACTACCCAGGGACCTACGCGGCCGGATGCTACAACCGCCTTGAGTCGACCGTCGCGGGCCGGCAGGTGGCGAACGAGGACATGGTCAACCTCCCGAACTGGCTGCCGCTGCGGTTCCGGCTGCGCCGTACGGAAGGATCGGCAGGCTCGTGGTTCTCCCCGGACACCTGTGCCTTCCTCGGCCATCGGCACACGCTGGACCTGCGGCGGGGCACGCTCACACGCACCTTCCGCTACCAGGACGGCGAGGCCGGCGTGTTGAGTGTGGAACAGACCCGCGCGGTACACATGGCGGACCCCCACCTCGCCGTGCTGCGGACCGTCTTCACCGCCGAGGACCGGTCGGGACAGATCGAGGTCGAGTCCGCGATCGACGGCGACATCGTCAACGGCAATGTGCACCGCTACCGGTCTCTCGACCGAAACCACCTGGTCAACGTACAGACCGGCGTGGAGGAGTCCGACACCGTGTGGCTGCACTGCCGCACCAGCAGCTCCGACATGGGTATCGCCATGGCGGCCCGCACGGTCGTCACCGGACAGCCGCCTGCTTCGTCGCGGCTTCATCCCGCTCGGCAACGGGCCGTCCGGCGACTGGTGATCCCCGTCGCTCCGGGCCGCCCCGTCGTTGTGGACAAGACCGTGGCGCTGCACACCTCACGCGATGCGGCGATCAGCGACCCGCTGGGGGCAGCGGTCGACCGGGTGTCCGCAGCCGCGGACTTCCCTGCTCTGCTGGACTCCCACGTCACCGCGTGGGCGCAGTTGTGGCGGCACGCGGACGTCCAGGTGCCCGGCCAGGCCGGTCGCGTGCTGCGCCTGCATCTGTTCCATGTCCTGCAGACCCTGTCGCCGCACACCGCGGAACTCGATGTGGGCGTTCCGGCGCGAGGGCTGCACGGTGAGGCCTACCGCGGGCATGTCTTCTGGGACGAGCTGTTCGTGCTCCCGTATCTGAACCTGCACTTCCCGGAGGTCTCACGGGCCTTGCTCAACTACCGCCACCGGCGCCTCCCGCAGGCGTGCCGCTCAGCCCGGGCGGTGGGCCGGGCCGGGGCGATGTACCCGTGGCAGAGCGGCAGCGACGGCCGTGAGGAGGCCCAGCACCTGCATCTCAACCCCCGTTCGGGCCGCTGGTTGCCTGACCACTCCCGGCTTCAGCACCACGTCGGCTCGGCGATCGCGTACAACGTGTGGCAGTACTGCGAGGCCAGCGGCGACACCGAGTTCCTGCACACCAAAGGTGCGGAGATGCTGCTGCAGATAGCCCGGTTCTGGGCGGACACCGCGGTTCTCGACCCCGCGTCGGGCCGTTTCCGTATCCGCGGAGTGGTGGGTCCCGACGAATACCACGACAGCTACCCGGGCGCCGTGCAACCCGGCCTGGACGACAACGCGTACACCAACGTCACTGCCGCCTGGGTCCTCAGCCGTGCTCTGGATCTCCTGCGGCGCCTGCCGGCCTGGCGCCGGCAGGAACTGTCCGAGCGGGTGCAGCTGGACGCCGGCGAACTCCCGAAGTGGGAAGAGGTGTCCCGGCGGCTGCGGGTGCCCTACCACCAAGGCGTCGTCAGCCAGTTCGACGGCTACGGCGACCTCGCCGAGCTCGACTGGGACGCCTACCGGGAGCGGTACGACAGCATCCGCCGCCTCGACCGGATCCTCGAGGCCGAAGGCGACACGGTCAACCGCTACCAGGCCTCCAAGCAGGCCGACGTCCTGATGCTCGGCTACCTCTTCTCGCCCGCGGAACTGCAGCAGCTCTTCCACCGTCTCGGGTACGAGCTGGACGACGAGGTCTGGCGCAGGACCGTCGACTACTACCTCCGGCGCACCAGCCACGGCTCCACCCTCAGCGGTCTCGTCCACGGATGGGTCCTCGCTCGGGTCCGACGGGCCGAGGCATGGACGTACTGCCAGGAGGCCCTGGAGGCGGATGTCGCCGACATCCAGGGCGGCACGACCGGCGAAGGTATCCACCTCGGCGCCATGGCCGGGACCCTGGACCTGGTCCAGCGGGGCCTCACCGGGCTGGAGACCCGCGAGGACGCCCTGTGGCTGGACCCGGTGCCGCTTCCGGCGCTGTCCGAGTACGGATTCTCACTGCGCTACCGCGGGCACTGGGGTGTCGGCGTGCGCCTGCAGAGCGGACAGCTACGGATCGGTGTACCCGACTCCGAGGAGTCACCGATCCGTGTGGTGCTCGCTGACCGGGCCGTCACCATCGCACCGGGGGAGACGTGCACGCTCGTGCTGCCGACAGGTTGA
- a CDS encoding universal stress protein codes for MELPLVVGVDGSDSSLDAVDWAVDEAARHGVPLRLVHGSLWERYEGSRPSVSTARPAGEVMAEHIVASGAERARLRNPEVKVSGEVLADDAVSALLQSGHEAFALVTGARGRGELAGLLLGSVSVAVAGRAVCPVVVVRGSERSRQGAVGRVVVGVGDSTESSDAVRFAFREAKARGCVLEAVRAWRCPAHEHADDPLLAVDPAHAHGERASAGLDDALREAAGDHPGADAVRRPVEGPAQQVLLDASADADLLVVGALRRHGPMGLQLGRVAHTLLHHSRCPIAVVPQRD; via the coding sequence ATGGAACTCCCGCTGGTCGTGGGTGTCGACGGATCGGATTCCAGCCTGGATGCGGTCGACTGGGCGGTCGACGAAGCGGCACGCCACGGGGTGCCCCTGCGCCTGGTCCATGGCTCCTTGTGGGAGCGCTACGAGGGCAGCCGCCCGTCCGTCAGCACCGCTCGCCCCGCCGGAGAGGTCATGGCGGAGCACATCGTCGCGTCCGGCGCGGAACGCGCCCGGCTGCGCAATCCGGAGGTGAAGGTGTCGGGCGAGGTGCTGGCCGACGACGCCGTCTCCGCGCTGCTGCAGTCAGGACACGAGGCTTTCGCCCTCGTCACGGGTGCCCGTGGCCGTGGCGAGCTCGCCGGACTGCTGCTGGGCTCGGTGAGCGTCGCAGTGGCCGGCCGCGCCGTGTGCCCGGTCGTCGTGGTCCGTGGCTCGGAGCGCAGCCGGCAGGGAGCCGTCGGGCGGGTGGTGGTCGGGGTCGGCGACTCGACGGAGAGCTCGGACGCAGTACGGTTCGCATTCCGCGAGGCGAAGGCACGCGGCTGTGTCCTGGAGGCCGTGCGGGCCTGGCGCTGCCCGGCCCATGAGCACGCGGACGACCCCCTCCTCGCCGTTGATCCCGCCCACGCACACGGGGAACGGGCCTCCGCGGGCCTCGACGACGCGCTGCGCGAGGCCGCAGGCGATCACCCCGGGGCCGACGCGGTCCGCCGGCCGGTGGAAGGCCCCGCCCAGCAGGTCCTCCTGGACGCGTCGGCAGACGCCGACCTGCTGGTCGTCGGCGCCCTGAGGCGGCACGGCCCAATGGGTCTGCAACTCGGCAGGGTCGCCCACACCCTCCTGCACCACTCCCGGTGCCCGATCGCTGTCGTCCCTCAGCGGGACTGA
- a CDS encoding CBS domain-containing protein — protein MKHSKIGSLMVDNVVSVIPKTSFKEVAKLLAVHGISGLPVVDTDDKVLGVISESDLVLRQAGVGAETEPVRSSADATAQAMRARELMSHPAITVQADSTIAAAARRMAEQRVERLPVVDEDDRLVGIVTRRDLLQVFLRPDPDIRREVVDEILEQTLWLSPDAVQVHVIDGVVTLEGQLERFSSIQVVVRLAQEVDGVVAVVDKLTFRYDDSDSRPAQQTSSQRTSPPALAGDHAGRRGMHVERSP, from the coding sequence ATGAAGCACAGCAAGATCGGCAGCCTGATGGTGGACAATGTGGTCTCGGTGATTCCGAAGACCTCGTTCAAGGAGGTCGCCAAGCTGCTCGCCGTGCACGGCATCAGCGGTCTGCCGGTGGTCGACACCGACGACAAGGTGCTCGGTGTGATCTCCGAGAGCGACCTCGTGCTGCGGCAGGCCGGGGTCGGTGCGGAGACGGAACCCGTTCGCAGCAGCGCGGACGCCACGGCGCAGGCGATGCGGGCGCGTGAGCTGATGTCGCACCCCGCGATCACCGTCCAGGCCGACAGCACCATCGCCGCGGCCGCCCGCAGGATGGCCGAGCAGCGTGTCGAGCGGCTGCCCGTGGTCGACGAGGACGACCGCCTTGTGGGTATCGTCACCCGCCGCGACCTGCTTCAGGTCTTCCTGCGTCCGGACCCCGACATCCGCCGGGAGGTCGTCGACGAGATCCTGGAACAAACCCTGTGGCTGTCCCCGGACGCGGTCCAGGTGCATGTGATCGACGGTGTGGTCACTCTTGAAGGACAGCTGGAGCGGTTCAGCAGCATCCAGGTCGTGGTCCGGCTGGCGCAGGAGGTGGACGGTGTGGTCGCCGTCGTGGACAAGCTGACCTTCCGCTACGACGACTCCGACTCGCGGCCCGCCCAGCAGACATCGTCCCAGCGGACATCACCCCCCGCCCTGGCAGGCGACCACGCCGGGCGCAGGGGAATGCATGTGGAGAGGTCCCCGTGA
- a CDS encoding CBS domain-containing protein: MPETPHIVSDVMTQTVVAVGRVAPFKEIVRTMEQWKVSALPVLEGEGRVIGVVSEADLLPKEEFHDRPMSLYDERQRLADVAKAGAVTAQELMSSPAVTVHPDVTLAQAARIMAVRHVKRLPVVDDEGMLQGIVSRADLLKVFLRPDEEIEEEVRRTVIAYLFPAFSHAIHVNVHDGVVTLRGQIRDTSLISVAARLVRAVEGVVDVEPLLTGESSARTGSEERGGT; encoded by the coding sequence GTGCCTGAGACCCCGCACATCGTGAGCGATGTGATGACCCAGACGGTCGTGGCCGTCGGGCGCGTCGCGCCCTTCAAGGAGATCGTCCGCACCATGGAGCAGTGGAAGGTGAGTGCCCTGCCGGTCCTCGAGGGTGAAGGGCGCGTCATCGGTGTCGTTTCCGAGGCCGACCTGCTGCCCAAGGAGGAGTTCCACGACAGGCCCATGAGCCTCTACGACGAGCGACAGCGTCTGGCCGACGTGGCCAAGGCGGGGGCGGTGACCGCGCAGGAGCTCATGAGCAGCCCCGCCGTCACGGTGCACCCTGACGTCACCCTGGCACAGGCCGCGCGGATCATGGCCGTCAGGCACGTCAAACGGCTCCCCGTGGTCGATGACGAGGGCATGCTGCAGGGCATCGTCAGCCGCGCCGATCTGCTCAAGGTCTTCCTGCGTCCGGACGAGGAGATCGAGGAGGAGGTCCGCCGCACGGTCATCGCCTACCTCTTCCCCGCCTTCAGCCACGCCATCCACGTGAACGTGCACGACGGGGTCGTCACCCTCCGCGGGCAGATCCGCGACACCTCCCTCATTTCGGTCGCTGCCCGCCTTGTCCGCGCCGTGGAGGGTGTGGTGGACGTCGAGCCCCTTCTCACAGGCGAGTCCTCCGCGCGGACCGGGTCGGAGGAACGCGGTGGGACGTGA
- a CDS encoding Acg family FMN-binding oxidoreductase: MIRQEPSEERVAALVHDAAAAPSMHNAQPWRFRYFRGSRTFHLRADFDRVIPHSDPDARALHLGCGAALLNLRVAVVHEGWFPAVRLLPDPADPALLATVQLSVAAGGESDLAALYPAIHRRHSSRFPFEETEVPEALRTALGAAAGREGATLSFPGPWHKEEVLELVEEAERRDLTDHGSDEDLAQWTRIGGPSVNTAPDGIPDYAFGPRKRGGKAPMRDFAGSRQVPGRGAADFERSPQLALLSTVDDRPEDWLRAGQAMERVLLLATLTGLSSSFATQAIEWTDLRWPLREPLSGTGYTQMIVRLGYGPAGPGTPRRPVPEVLDIRP, from the coding sequence GTGATCCGACAAGAACCTTCCGAAGAGCGCGTCGCAGCCCTGGTCCACGACGCTGCTGCGGCGCCGTCGATGCACAACGCGCAGCCGTGGCGCTTCCGCTACTTCCGGGGGAGCCGCACCTTCCACCTCCGCGCCGATTTCGACCGTGTCATCCCGCACTCCGACCCCGACGCCCGCGCCCTGCACCTCGGCTGCGGCGCCGCCCTGCTCAATCTGCGGGTCGCCGTGGTCCACGAGGGCTGGTTCCCCGCAGTCCGGCTGCTCCCCGACCCTGCGGACCCGGCGCTGCTGGCGACGGTGCAGCTGAGCGTTGCCGCGGGCGGCGAGAGCGACCTCGCCGCGCTGTATCCGGCGATCCACCGCCGGCACAGCAGCCGCTTCCCGTTCGAGGAAACGGAGGTTCCCGAGGCCCTGCGGACAGCCCTCGGCGCGGCCGCCGGTCGCGAAGGGGCCACGCTGAGCTTCCCCGGCCCATGGCACAAGGAGGAGGTGCTGGAACTCGTCGAGGAGGCCGAGCGGCGCGACCTCACCGACCATGGCAGTGACGAGGATCTGGCGCAGTGGACTCGTATCGGTGGGCCGTCGGTGAACACGGCTCCCGACGGGATCCCGGACTATGCCTTCGGGCCGCGCAAACGCGGCGGCAAGGCACCCATGCGTGACTTCGCCGGGAGCCGGCAGGTCCCCGGCCGCGGCGCCGCCGACTTCGAACGGTCCCCCCAGCTGGCGCTCCTCAGCACGGTGGACGACCGTCCGGAGGACTGGCTGCGTGCCGGCCAGGCCATGGAACGCGTCCTGCTGCTGGCCACTCTCACGGGCCTGTCCAGCTCCTTCGCCACCCAGGCGATCGAGTGGACCGACCTTCGCTGGCCCCTGAGGGAACCGTTGTCGGGAACGGGCTACACCCAGATGATCGTGCGACTCGGATACGGACCGGCAGGCCCCGGCACGCCCCGCCGTCCGGTGCCGGAAGTGCTCGACATCCGGCCGTGA
- a CDS encoding pyridoxamine 5'-phosphate oxidase family protein, translating to MRAHLGDQLVIESQKTGATRRDGEIVGLHHADGTPPYDVRWSDTDEVTLVFPGPDAHIRHLEHEPATPREPATPREPAAPREPAGTERAGTAPDGTDRAPNPGDIGRRVAAERERQGLTRATVAARAAMAPEYLAYLEEHPADPSLGTLTRLAGALGTSVEALRGGGIDLPPGQGQALLHPRLRELDPDECRARLSTHGVGRLAVTTPDGPAVVPVNYVVIDDAIAFRTAPDSAPAAAAGTDVAFEVDQLDEATSEGWSVLVVGPARLVTEPDAVRQLDDGAYTRPWAGGERETWVSIQPQRLTGRRISPAEQ from the coding sequence ATGCGAGCTCACCTCGGCGACCAGCTCGTCATCGAAAGCCAGAAGACCGGCGCCACCAGGCGCGACGGCGAGATCGTCGGACTCCACCATGCGGATGGCACACCCCCCTACGACGTGCGCTGGTCGGACACGGACGAGGTGACGCTGGTGTTCCCCGGGCCCGACGCGCATATCCGTCACCTGGAGCACGAGCCCGCGACACCCCGCGAGCCCGCGACACCCCGCGAGCCTGCGGCACCCCGCGAGCCTGCGGGTACGGAGCGGGCGGGCACGGCACCCGACGGGACGGACCGGGCGCCCAATCCCGGCGACATCGGCCGGCGAGTTGCCGCCGAGCGCGAGCGGCAGGGGCTCACCCGGGCCACCGTGGCCGCCCGCGCCGCGATGGCGCCCGAGTACCTGGCGTACCTCGAGGAACATCCGGCTGATCCGAGCCTCGGGACTCTCACCCGGCTGGCCGGCGCGCTGGGAACGAGCGTCGAAGCCCTGCGCGGCGGCGGCATCGATCTGCCGCCCGGCCAGGGCCAGGCCCTCCTCCACCCCCGGCTGCGGGAGCTCGACCCGGACGAATGCCGGGCCCGGCTCTCCACCCACGGCGTGGGCCGCCTCGCGGTGACGACACCCGACGGCCCTGCCGTCGTCCCGGTCAACTATGTGGTCATCGACGACGCGATCGCTTTCAGGACCGCGCCCGATTCAGCGCCCGCAGCGGCCGCGGGTACGGACGTCGCCTTCGAGGTCGACCAACTGGACGAGGCCACGAGCGAGGGCTGGAGCGTTCTCGTCGTCGGCCCTGCCCGGCTTGTCACGGAGCCCGACGCGGTACGGCAGCTGGACGATGGCGCCTACACCAGGCCATGGGCGGGTGGCGAGCGCGAGACGTGGGTGTCGATCCAGCCCCAGCGCCTCACCGGTCGGCGTATCAGTCCGGCCGAGCAGTGA
- a CDS encoding CBS domain-containing protein, protein MHHRTVAELMTRQVVRARRDLPFKEIVKLLADNDVTAVPVVDELDRPMGVVSEADLLRKSADQADPSGRTPIPHLEAWERAKAEGASAEELMSAPAVCAHPEWTVVEAARLMEVHGVKRLPVVDETDKLQGIVSRSDLLRIFLRRDDAIREEINRDVLRQTLGLAPSDVTVVVREGQVSLDGSVEFRSLIPIIERLCRSVDGVVSVSTHIAYRNDDARSSAAGT, encoded by the coding sequence ATGCACCACCGAACGGTCGCAGAACTCATGACCCGACAGGTCGTCCGGGCGCGGCGTGACCTGCCGTTCAAGGAGATCGTCAAGCTGTTGGCGGACAACGACGTCACCGCCGTACCCGTGGTCGACGAACTGGACCGCCCCATGGGCGTGGTCTCCGAGGCCGACCTGCTGCGCAAGTCGGCGGACCAGGCCGACCCCTCGGGCCGCACGCCGATCCCGCACCTGGAGGCGTGGGAACGGGCCAAGGCCGAAGGGGCCAGTGCCGAAGAGCTCATGTCGGCTCCGGCCGTGTGCGCACACCCGGAGTGGACCGTGGTCGAAGCAGCCCGCCTCATGGAGGTCCACGGCGTCAAGCGGCTGCCCGTCGTGGACGAGACGGACAAGCTGCAGGGCATCGTCAGCCGCAGCGACCTGCTGCGGATCTTCCTACGTCGTGACGACGCCATCCGCGAGGAGATCAACCGGGATGTGCTGCGGCAGACGTTGGGCCTCGCTCCGTCGGATGTGACAGTCGTTGTGCGCGAGGGCCAGGTCTCCCTGGACGGCTCCGTCGAGTTCAGGAGCCTGATCCCCATCATCGAGCGGCTGTGCCGGAGCGTGGACGGTGTGGTCTCGGTCTCGACGCACATCGCGTACCGGAACGACGACGCCCGGAGTTCCGCTGCAGGCACGTGA
- a CDS encoding universal stress protein: MAIPLVVGFDGSEASLEAVDWAAEEAVRHDVPLHLVHAAAPDHDTAGRIAAAMDRARKNAPPVRLSSEVLHEDPASALLGKGRNAFALVLGSRGLGELDGLLLGSVGLAVAARADCPVVVVRGAAEHRDGRFGTVVVGVEDGDGSGTALQFALREAHVRRGRLVAVHAWSVPFGVLSEPPPPSGYATEAHCRPPAQVLDDALRGRAERYPDVPVSRQTVEGPARQALLAAAADADLLVVGAGRRRGHLGLQLGLVNHAVLHHAPCPIAVVPQR, translated from the coding sequence GTGGCGATTCCCCTGGTGGTCGGCTTCGACGGGTCGGAGGCGAGTCTGGAGGCGGTGGACTGGGCCGCCGAGGAGGCAGTCCGGCACGACGTGCCGCTCCACCTCGTGCACGCGGCCGCGCCGGACCACGACACCGCCGGTCGGATCGCCGCTGCCATGGACCGGGCCAGGAAGAATGCTCCCCCGGTGCGGCTGTCGAGCGAGGTGCTGCACGAGGACCCGGCGTCCGCTCTGCTCGGCAAGGGGCGCAACGCCTTCGCCCTGGTCCTCGGGTCCAGAGGGCTCGGAGAGCTCGACGGACTGCTCCTCGGGTCGGTCGGTCTCGCTGTGGCGGCGCGCGCCGATTGCCCCGTCGTCGTGGTGCGCGGGGCTGCCGAGCACCGGGACGGCCGTTTCGGAACTGTCGTCGTCGGTGTCGAGGACGGGGACGGAAGCGGCACGGCACTGCAGTTCGCGCTGCGTGAAGCCCACGTGCGGCGCGGCCGGCTGGTCGCGGTGCATGCCTGGAGTGTCCCGTTCGGAGTCCTCTCCGAGCCGCCGCCCCCGTCCGGCTACGCCACCGAGGCCCACTGCCGCCCCCCTGCACAGGTGCTCGACGACGCGCTGCGCGGTCGCGCCGAGCGGTACCCGGACGTCCCGGTGAGCCGTCAGACGGTCGAAGGACCGGCACGCCAGGCGCTGCTGGCAGCCGCGGCGGACGCCGACCTGCTCGTCGTCGGCGCCGGCAGGCGGCGCGGGCACCTGGGGCTGCAACTGGGCCTCGTCAACCACGCGGTACTGCATCACGCGCCCTGTCCGATCGCGGTCGTTCCGCAGAGGTGA
- a CDS encoding universal stress protein, producing MEPVITVGLDGSAESLAAARWAAEEAERRRFTLRLLHAWPLLAPEPPRGPAEIDQNYWAKRIVHNARAELQARHPGLSVVGNLVAEDAQDALLQAASESEMVVLGSRGLTPVESYFLGDVSMPVLTRSERPVVLVRAERRAGGPPPARGTAGAVVVALKLHGPCDDLLGFAFTCAAARGVPLRAVHGRSVPLYAYTPWGVDHDVTDEITREAQQRLGNTLQPWRERFPGVEVVDAVRLDSAAKAVVGESESAGLLVVGRRRHRPPLAPRLGAVAEASVHHARCPVAVVPHD from the coding sequence ATGGAGCCAGTGATCACCGTGGGGCTCGACGGTTCAGCCGAGAGTCTGGCCGCCGCCCGCTGGGCCGCCGAGGAAGCCGAGCGGCGCAGGTTCACGCTGCGCCTGCTGCATGCATGGCCTCTGCTTGCGCCGGAACCGCCCCGCGGCCCCGCGGAGATCGATCAGAACTACTGGGCGAAGCGGATCGTGCACAACGCACGGGCCGAGCTCCAGGCACGACACCCTGGTCTCTCCGTGGTCGGCAACCTGGTCGCCGAGGACGCTCAGGACGCGCTGCTGCAAGCGGCGTCCGAGTCCGAGATGGTCGTCCTCGGTTCGCGAGGCCTGACGCCCGTGGAGAGCTACTTCCTGGGCGACGTCAGCATGCCCGTCCTGACCCGGTCCGAGCGGCCGGTGGTCCTGGTACGGGCCGAAAGGCGCGCCGGAGGGCCACCACCGGCTCGCGGTACGGCAGGTGCCGTAGTGGTGGCTCTGAAACTCCACGGCCCGTGCGACGACCTGCTCGGCTTCGCCTTCACCTGCGCCGCGGCCCGCGGCGTGCCTCTTCGCGCCGTCCACGGCCGAAGCGTTCCGCTGTACGCGTACACGCCCTGGGGTGTGGACCACGACGTCACCGACGAGATCACGCGGGAGGCGCAGCAGCGGCTGGGGAACACCCTCCAGCCCTGGCGCGAGAGGTTCCCCGGGGTGGAGGTGGTCGACGCGGTCCGGCTCGACAGCGCCGCGAAGGCCGTCGTAGGGGAATCCGAGAGCGCGGGGCTGCTGGTCGTCGGCCGGCGCAGGCACCGACCCCCCTTGGCACCACGTCTGGGCGCCGTGGCCGAAGCCTCCGTCCACCACGCGCGCTGCCCCGTCGCCGTCGTCCCCCATGACTGA
- a CDS encoding bifunctional aminoglycoside phosphotransferase/ATP-binding protein gives MCETHTAIVFFVGDCAYKLKKPLDLKFLDYTTVQARRAACEREVELNRRFAPDVYLGVGELRSPQAEAPEPLVVMRRMPAERRLSRLVREGATVDDALRAVARRLATRHADAPRSREVDEQGTRDALLSRWAASFAHVRELAGGSPVPDGVEEAERLVRRYLAGRKQLFDTRIEQGRMVDGHGDLLADDIFCLDDGPRILDCLEFDDHLRYVDGLDDAAFLAMDLEQLGAPEAAAYFLAQYSEYSGDPAPPSLWHHYVAYRAFVRAKVSLIQARQGAAGAEAASRRLVTTALRHLRTSAVGLTLVGGLPGSGKSTLSGALADRLGVTLLSSDRLRKELAGIPAEESAAAAYGEGLYTAEWTAKTYAALLDRASALLACGESVVLDATWSDAGRREAAQHMAERVGADLVALHCQVPDDVSASRLSTRAPGPSDAGLDVARAMAATEPPWSEAVTIDTSGPLESAVVRALAAVRPWGTGQAPVFRRSYMEPD, from the coding sequence GTGTGCGAGACCCACACGGCGATCGTGTTCTTCGTCGGTGACTGCGCCTACAAACTCAAGAAGCCGCTCGATCTGAAGTTCCTGGACTACACCACCGTGCAGGCGCGGCGCGCCGCGTGCGAGCGTGAGGTCGAGCTCAACCGGCGCTTCGCCCCGGACGTCTACCTGGGCGTCGGGGAACTCCGCAGCCCGCAGGCCGAGGCGCCCGAACCACTCGTCGTGATGCGCCGCATGCCGGCGGAACGCCGGCTCTCCCGGCTGGTGCGGGAAGGAGCGACCGTCGATGACGCCCTCAGGGCCGTCGCCCGGCGCCTCGCCACCCGGCACGCGGACGCACCCCGCAGCCGGGAGGTGGACGAACAAGGCACCAGGGACGCACTGCTGTCGCGCTGGGCAGCGAGCTTCGCGCATGTGCGTGAGCTGGCCGGCGGCAGCCCGGTGCCCGACGGCGTGGAAGAGGCCGAGCGTCTGGTGCGCCGCTACCTCGCCGGGCGCAAGCAGCTGTTCGACACGCGCATCGAGCAGGGACGCATGGTCGACGGACATGGCGACCTGCTCGCCGACGACATCTTCTGCCTCGACGACGGCCCCCGCATCCTGGACTGCCTCGAGTTCGACGACCACCTGCGCTACGTCGACGGCCTGGACGACGCCGCCTTCCTCGCCATGGACCTGGAACAGCTCGGCGCCCCGGAAGCCGCGGCGTACTTCCTCGCCCAGTACAGCGAGTACTCCGGCGATCCCGCGCCCCCGTCCCTGTGGCACCACTACGTGGCCTACCGTGCCTTCGTCCGCGCCAAGGTGTCCCTCATCCAGGCACGCCAGGGGGCGGCCGGCGCCGAGGCCGCGTCACGGCGCCTGGTCACAACGGCGCTGCGCCATCTGCGCACCTCCGCCGTCGGTCTGACGCTCGTCGGCGGCCTGCCGGGCAGCGGCAAGTCGACGCTGTCCGGCGCGCTCGCCGACCGTCTGGGTGTCACGCTGCTCAGCAGCGACCGCCTCCGCAAGGAGCTGGCCGGCATCCCGGCGGAGGAGTCCGCGGCCGCTGCCTACGGCGAAGGCCTGTACACGGCGGAGTGGACCGCGAAGACCTACGCGGCCCTCCTTGACCGTGCCTCTGCGCTGCTGGCCTGCGGCGAGTCCGTCGTCCTGGACGCGACGTGGTCCGATGCGGGCAGGCGAGAAGCCGCCCAGCACATGGCCGAACGCGTCGGCGCCGACCTGGTGGCGCTGCACTGTCAGGTTCCGGACGATGTGTCGGCGTCCCGTCTGAGCACCCGCGCACCCGGACCGTCCGACGCCGGCCTCGACGTGGCCAGGGCCATGGCGGCCACGGAGCCGCCCTGGTCGGAGGCCGTCACGATCGACACCAGCGGCCCCCTGGAGTCCGCGGTCGTCCGGGCTCTGGCGGCCGTACGCCCGTGGGGCACCGGACAAGCCCCGGTCTTCCGCCGCTCCTACATGGAGCCGGACTGA